In the genome of Osmerus mordax isolate fOsmMor3 chromosome 15, fOsmMor3.pri, whole genome shotgun sequence, one region contains:
- the LOC136957891 gene encoding suppressor of cytokine signaling 6, protein MTSCVEPDGRTLWIAPSSGDQECHHIPCPYLGGPFRMKKISLKTIRKSLNINKGKEEGDFVMLQQPSLAPDFSKEDSLFGGCYTKDLSGCDLGVDEDKTGPKGRSKSESLMGSLKRRLSAKQKAKVKGGSSAMGSADDDDTFSSSSVPISFNEVKAQRPLRSASLRSHHYSPSPWPLRPVNSDEACIKMEVKVKAMVHSPSPSPNLNGVRKEFHDFQMEGIFQDQAESLKTMQQPQNGDMHLNIDEHVPVVLGLTPQDYIQYTMPLDEGMYPEGSHSFCLDSSSPMEVVAEADSDSLHTDQVQVDHDLVNLPPDIFMEQSVNGLLLGSAEVTLRNSRVEPPPPLSPLLPPLPSNEIPRTFSGFGSADSQVAERMRRHLNFDPNSAPGVSRVYDSVQSSGPMVVTSLTEELKKLARQGWYWGPITRWEAEEKLINLPDGSFLVRDSSDDRYLLSLSFRSQVKTLHTRIEHSNGRFSFYEQPDVEGHTSIVDLIEHSIKDSESGAFCYSRSRLPGSATYPVRLTNPVSRFMQVRSLQYLCRFVIRQYTRIDLIQKLPLPNKMKDYLQEKHY, encoded by the coding sequence ATGACCAGCTGTGTGGAGCCTGATGGGAGGACATTGTGGATAGCACCTTCATCAGGAGACCAGGAGTGTCATCACATCCCATGCCCCTACCTCGGCGGACCATTCAGAATGAAGAAAATCAGCCTTAAGACCATCCGCAAGTCCCTCAACATCAACAAGGGCAAAGAGGAGGGTGACTTTGTCATGCTACAGCAGCCTTCGCTGGCCCCTGATTTCTCGAAAGAGGACTCTTTGTTTGGGGGCTGCTATACCAAAGACCTCTCGGGCTGCGACCTAGGTGTTGACGAGGACAAGACGGGTCCCAAGGGCCGCTCTAAGAGCGAGAGCCTGATGGGCTCTCTGAAGAGGAGGCTGTCGGCTAAGCAGAAGGCCAAGGTCAAGGGCGGCTCGTCGGCCATGGGCTCAGCAGACGACGACGAtaccttttcctcctcctcggtTCCCATCAGCTTCAATGAGGTCAAAGCCCAGCGGCCCCTGAGGTCTGCGTCTCTCCGTAGCCATCATTACAGCCCTTCGCCATGGCCTCTTAGGCCGGTAAATTCGGATGAAGCCTGCATCAAGATGGAGGTAAAGGTTAAAGCCATGGTGCACTCTCCAAGCCCTAGTCCCAACCTCAATGGGGTCAGGAAGGAATTTCACGACTTCCAAATGGAGGGGATTTTCCAGGACCAGGCAGAATCCCTGAAAACCATGCAGCAGCCGCAGAACGGAGACATGCACCTGAATATTGACGAACACGTGCCTGTGGTCCTAGGCCTCACACCCCAGGACTACATCCAGTATACAATGCCTTTAGATGAGGGAATGTACCCTGAGGGGTCCCACTCCTTCTGCCTGGATAGCTCCTCTCCCATGGAGGTGGTGGCAGAGGCAGACAGTGACTCGCTGCACACAGACCAGGTTCAGGTAGACCACGACCTGGTGAACCTGCCCCCAGACATTTTCATGGAGCAGTCAGTGAACGGGCTGCTCCTAGGCTCCGCTGAAGTGACGCTTCGAAACTCCAGGGTGgagcccccgccccctctgtcccctctcttacCTCCGCTGCCTAGCAACGAAATTCCAAGGACTTTCTCTGGGTTTGGCTCGGCTGAcagtcaggtggcagagaggATGAGACGCCATCTGAACTTCGACCCTAACTCCGCCCCTGGGGTCAGCCGGGTGTACGACTCGGTGCAAAGCAGCGGCCCCATGGTGGTGACGAGCCTGACTGAGGAGCTGAAGAAGCTGGCCAGACAGGGCTGGTACTGGGGCCCCATAACTCGCTGGGAAGCGGAGGAAAAGCTGATCAACTTGCCCGATGGCTCTTTTCTGGTAAGGGACAGCTCGGATGACCGCTATCTCCTCAGCCTAAGCTTCCGGTCCCAGGTTAAGACTCTCCACACACGGATAGAACACTCGAACGGCCGGTTCAGCTTCTACGAGCAGCCGGATGTTGAGGGCCACACGTCCATTGTGGACCTGATAGAACACTCTATCAAGGACTCGGAGAGCGGAGCGTTCTGCTACTCCAGATCCCGCTTACCAGGATCGGCCACCTACCCTGTCAGACTGACCAATCCTGTGTCGAGGTTTATGCAAGTGCGCTCATTGCAGTATCTGTGTCGGTTTGTGATTAGACAGTACACCCGGATAGACCTAATTCAGAAACTGCCTTTACCCAACAAAATGAAAGATTACCTGCAGGAGAAGCACTACTGA